One window of Marinobacterium aestuarii genomic DNA carries:
- the hyi gene encoding hydroxypyruvate isomerase gives MPRLCANLSMLFTEHDFLERFDAAARAGFSGVEYLFPYDFAATDIKAKLDSNGLTQVLFNLPAGDWNAGERGIACHPDRTEEFQAGVQRAISYAKVLGNSQVNCLAGIQPADVSTEQAQGTFIDNLKYAAAELEKAGIRLVMEAINTRDIPGFFLNTTAQALAIRDEVGSSNLSLQYDIYHMQIMEGDLARTIETNLGAINHIQLADNPGRHEPGTGEINYDFLFNFIDTLGYDGWIGCEYKPATSTEAGLGWLKAYNQI, from the coding sequence ATGCCACGTCTGTGTGCCAACCTGTCCATGCTGTTCACTGAACACGACTTCCTCGAACGCTTTGACGCCGCCGCCAGAGCGGGCTTTAGCGGTGTCGAGTATCTGTTTCCCTACGACTTCGCCGCAACGGACATCAAGGCGAAGCTAGATTCCAACGGCCTGACCCAGGTGCTGTTCAACCTGCCCGCCGGTGACTGGAATGCCGGCGAGCGCGGTATCGCCTGCCACCCGGACCGGACCGAAGAGTTCCAGGCCGGCGTGCAGCGCGCCATCAGCTACGCCAAGGTGCTGGGCAACAGCCAGGTCAACTGCCTGGCCGGTATTCAGCCTGCAGACGTCAGCACTGAGCAGGCCCAAGGCACCTTTATCGACAATCTGAAATACGCCGCCGCAGAGCTGGAAAAAGCCGGGATCCGGCTGGTGATGGAAGCGATCAATACCCGCGACATTCCGGGCTTCTTTCTCAATACCACCGCCCAGGCGCTGGCCATTCGTGATGAAGTCGGCAGCAGCAACCTGAGCCTGCAGTACGACATCTATCACATGCAGATCATGGAAGGAGACCTGGCGCGCACCATCGAGACCAACCTCGGCGCCATCAACCATATACAGCTGGCCGACAATCCGGGCCGGCATGAGCCGGGTACCGGCGAGATCAACTACGACTTCCTGTTCAACTTCATCGACACCCTGGGGTACGACGGCTGGATCGGCTGTGAGTACAAGCCCGCCACCAGCACCGAAGCCGGTCTTGGCTGGCTCAAGGCCTACAATCAGATCTGA
- a CDS encoding 2-hydroxy-3-oxopropionate reductase, with protein sequence MARIGFIGTGIMGKPMAENLQKAGHSLYFSEHHSKAPADLLGAQGTALPNPRAVAEAAEFIILMVPDTPQVEEVLFGTDGVAEGAAAGKVVIDMSSISPIATKEFATRINQTGADYIDAPVSGGEVGAKAASLTIMVGGSEAAFERAKPLFDAMGKNITLVGGNGDGQTTKVANQIIVALNIQAVSEALLFASKAGADPAKVREALMGGFASSKILEVHGERMVKGTFDPGFKICLHQKDLNLALEGARALKLNLPNTASAQQNFSTCAALGGENWDHSAMIKALEHMANHSIRD encoded by the coding sequence ATGGCACGTATAGGATTTATCGGTACCGGCATCATGGGCAAGCCCATGGCAGAAAACTTGCAGAAAGCAGGCCACAGTCTTTATTTTTCCGAGCACCATTCCAAGGCCCCGGCGGACCTGCTGGGCGCCCAGGGCACGGCCCTGCCCAACCCCAGGGCCGTGGCAGAAGCAGCTGAATTCATCATCCTGATGGTGCCCGATACCCCCCAGGTTGAAGAGGTCCTGTTCGGCACCGATGGTGTGGCCGAAGGGGCCGCTGCCGGCAAGGTCGTTATCGACATGAGTTCGATCTCCCCCATCGCCACCAAGGAATTCGCAACACGCATCAACCAGACCGGCGCGGACTATATAGATGCACCTGTGTCCGGCGGTGAAGTCGGTGCCAAGGCTGCCAGCCTCACCATCATGGTGGGTGGCAGTGAAGCTGCCTTTGAGCGCGCCAAGCCGCTGTTCGATGCCATGGGCAAGAACATTACCCTGGTGGGCGGTAACGGTGACGGCCAAACCACCAAGGTGGCCAACCAGATCATAGTCGCGCTGAACATCCAGGCCGTGTCCGAGGCCCTGCTGTTCGCCTCCAAGGCCGGCGCTGACCCCGCCAAGGTGCGTGAGGCCCTGATGGGTGGCTTTGCGTCGTCCAAGATTCTGGAAGTGCACGGCGAGCGCATGGTCAAGGGCACCTTCGATCCTGGTTTCAAGATCTGCCTGCACCAGAAGGACCTTAACCTGGCCCTGGAAGGCGCCCGGGCGCTCAAGCTGAATTTGCCCAACACCGCCAGCGCGCAGCAGAATTTCAGCACCTGCGCAGCCCTTGGCGGTGAAAACTGGGATCACTCGGCGATGATCAAGGCCTTGGAACACATGGCAAATCATTCGATTCGAGACTAA
- a CDS encoding DUF3012 domain-containing protein, which produces MPKSLATPVLTALFVGGLLLLQGCSPEVGTEAWCKQMEAKPKGDWTVNDAGDFAKSCILK; this is translated from the coding sequence ATGCCTAAATCACTCGCCACCCCTGTGCTCACCGCGCTCTTTGTCGGCGGTCTATTACTGCTGCAAGGCTGTAGCCCCGAGGTAGGAACTGAAGCCTGGTGCAAGCAGATGGAAGCAAAGCCCAAGGGCGACTGGACCGTGAATGACGCTGGCGATTTCGCCAAGTCCTGCATTCTTAAATAG
- a CDS encoding aminoacyl-tRNA deacylase — translation MPIAATLTEQLQRYAILFESHPHPYSPSSSARIAEAAHVPGHQLAKAVVLKRKDDSYMVMVLPADHRIQLGRLHLMLGETVGLATETEVRELFHDCDPGALVPTGAAYGIKTLIDRRLLAEPEVFIESGDHQTLLKLPGQEFSRLMATAQPVDAVKHL, via the coding sequence ATGCCCATTGCCGCGACCCTGACAGAGCAATTGCAGCGCTATGCAATTCTGTTCGAATCCCATCCCCATCCCTATAGTCCGTCCTCCAGCGCCCGCATCGCAGAAGCGGCCCATGTACCCGGCCACCAGCTCGCCAAGGCGGTGGTACTCAAGCGCAAGGATGACAGCTATATGGTGATGGTGCTGCCGGCGGATCATCGTATCCAGCTTGGGCGCCTGCACTTGATGCTGGGCGAAACTGTCGGCCTTGCCACCGAAACGGAAGTGCGGGAACTCTTCCACGACTGTGACCCCGGTGCGCTTGTGCCCACGGGCGCTGCCTACGGTATCAAGACCCTGATCGACCGTCGTCTGCTGGCCGAACCTGAGGTCTTTATCGAATCCGGCGATCACCAGACGCTGCTAAAACTGCCCGGCCAGGAGTTCAGCCGGCTGATGGCAACGGCCCAGCCGGTCGATGCCGTAAAACACCTGTAA
- a CDS encoding glutathione S-transferase family protein, producing the protein MIKFFFNRAPNPLKISLFLEETGLAYELAPIDSMKGEQHSAAFLAINPNGKVPAIEDNGVRVFDSTAILLYLAEKTGQLGGDAKDRGELLSWLMFIASGLGPFSGQAVHFKHMAPEKLPYAINRYDREAQRHYEALDTHLKNRQYLVGDSFSIADISAWGWIDKANVVLGDKALDAYPNIKHWFGGINSRPAVARARDLGKDVEFKSEQDEVALRALFPQNYPKVSGNTDKA; encoded by the coding sequence ATGATCAAGTTCTTTTTTAACCGCGCCCCCAACCCGCTGAAAATCTCCCTCTTCCTGGAAGAAACGGGCCTGGCCTACGAACTCGCACCTATAGACAGCATGAAAGGCGAGCAGCATTCAGCCGCCTTTCTGGCCATCAACCCCAACGGCAAGGTGCCGGCGATAGAAGACAACGGCGTGCGGGTGTTCGATTCCACCGCCATTCTGCTCTACCTGGCTGAAAAAACCGGCCAGCTGGGCGGCGATGCCAAGGATCGCGGCGAGCTGCTGTCCTGGCTGATGTTTATTGCCAGTGGTCTCGGGCCTTTCTCCGGTCAGGCGGTACATTTCAAACACATGGCACCGGAAAAACTGCCCTATGCCATCAACCGTTATGACCGTGAAGCCCAGCGTCACTACGAGGCGCTGGATACACACCTGAAAAACCGCCAGTACCTCGTCGGCGACAGCTTCAGCATTGCCGATATTTCCGCCTGGGGCTGGATCGACAAGGCCAACGTCGTTCTGGGTGATAAGGCCCTGGATGCCTACCCGAACATCAAGCACTGGTTCGGGGGCATCAACAGCCGCCCCGCCGTTGCCCGCGCCCGGGATCTTGGCAAGGATGTCGAGTTCAAGTCCGAACAAGACGAAGTTGCCCTGCGCGCCCTGTTCCCGCAGAACTACCCCAAAGTATCCGGCAATACAGACAAGGCCTGA
- a CDS encoding efflux RND transporter periplasmic adaptor subunit has protein sequence MGIGKGRGRIALVMTTATMLVIGAAGFEYTQQSHAAGAEAQAQPVAPEVEVATLQPESVNIWSDFSGRLAAVEVVQVRPRVSGTLDQVLFREGGLVKAGDPLYVIDPRPYAAAVASAKAALTSARSRVEFARVELDRVKGLEYRKVISKSQFDSVNNDYRVAQADLNAAQAALDLAQLDLEYAHIKAPTSGRISRSEVTRGNLVEGGANGPVLTTIVSSDRLYAEFDVDEQTYLNLVRNHSETPLAVTLSLSGGDDVVYTGELHAFDNRLSTQTGTIRARALFDNPDGALIPGMFASVRIAAPVQGQALLVEQHALGTNQDQKYVYVIDENNVVTYRPVMLGAAVGERRLVLQGLNAGDKVMVNSLLRVMPGMSVTPVDRAVAAKSDPSVAYQL, from the coding sequence ATGGGTATCGGCAAAGGCAGGGGGCGTATCGCGCTCGTAATGACAACGGCCACCATGCTGGTCATCGGGGCGGCGGGTTTTGAGTACACGCAGCAGTCCCATGCCGCAGGTGCTGAGGCGCAGGCGCAGCCGGTGGCACCCGAGGTGGAAGTGGCGACCTTGCAGCCTGAATCCGTGAATATCTGGAGCGATTTTTCCGGCCGGCTCGCGGCTGTGGAAGTAGTGCAGGTTCGGCCCCGGGTAAGCGGCACCCTCGATCAGGTGCTGTTTCGCGAAGGGGGGCTGGTCAAGGCCGGCGATCCGCTCTATGTGATTGATCCACGCCCTTATGCCGCCGCTGTTGCCAGCGCCAAAGCGGCTCTGACGTCGGCGCGCTCAAGGGTCGAGTTTGCCCGGGTCGAGCTTGATCGGGTCAAGGGGCTGGAATACCGCAAGGTCATCTCCAAAAGTCAGTTCGATTCGGTGAACAATGACTACCGCGTCGCCCAGGCGGACCTGAATGCAGCCCAGGCCGCACTGGATCTGGCACAGCTGGATCTGGAATACGCCCACATCAAGGCACCGACCAGCGGGCGAATCAGCCGCAGTGAAGTGACCCGTGGTAACCTGGTGGAAGGCGGTGCTAATGGCCCGGTGCTGACGACCATCGTTTCAAGCGACCGCCTCTATGCCGAATTCGATGTGGATGAGCAGACCTACCTGAATCTGGTGCGTAACCACAGCGAAACGCCGCTGGCGGTCACGCTGAGCCTGTCCGGTGGCGATGATGTCGTTTACACCGGTGAGCTGCATGCATTTGATAACCGACTCTCCACCCAGACCGGCACCATTCGTGCCCGTGCGCTCTTCGACAATCCGGACGGCGCCCTGATTCCCGGTATGTTCGCCAGTGTGCGTATCGCAGCACCGGTGCAGGGGCAGGCGCTGCTGGTGGAACAGCACGCGCTGGGGACCAACCAGGATCAGAAATACGTCTATGTCATTGATGAAAACAATGTCGTGACCTATCGCCCGGTAATGCTCGGTGCTGCGGTGGGCGAACGTCGCCTGGTGCTACAGGGGCTTAATGCGGGCGACAAGGTGATGGTCAACAGCCTGCTGCGGGTCATGCCCGGCATGAGTGTCACGCCGGTGGATAGGGCCGTCGCAGCCAAGAGCGATCCCAGTGTCGCCTATCAGCTTTGA
- a CDS encoding TetR/AcrR family transcriptional regulator: protein MARVQFDREQVIQDCTQLFWQQGFSGASMQNVVQATGLKPGSLYLAFGSKEGLYQAALEHYARQSQATLSQALENAPSVGAGICQQLLRMIEAAEKADYCSCFLVKSQLELAASGGDLHSRVCAYITEIEDLYVEYLQRDYPQDQARQYATCLMMHVFGIRVYGYLERDRDRLLAAVKAGLPWLPWDTCEQAASQ, encoded by the coding sequence ATGGCGCGGGTACAGTTTGATCGGGAACAGGTGATTCAGGATTGCACCCAGTTGTTCTGGCAGCAGGGCTTTAGCGGCGCCTCCATGCAGAATGTTGTACAGGCGACCGGCCTCAAGCCCGGCAGCCTCTATCTGGCCTTTGGCAGCAAGGAAGGCCTGTATCAGGCTGCGCTGGAACACTATGCGCGCCAGTCCCAGGCCACCCTGAGCCAGGCGCTGGAGAATGCGCCATCCGTGGGGGCGGGCATTTGTCAGCAACTGCTGCGCATGATCGAGGCGGCCGAAAAGGCAGATTACTGCAGCTGCTTCCTGGTGAAAAGCCAGCTTGAGCTGGCGGCCAGTGGCGGTGATTTGCACAGCCGCGTCTGTGCTTATATCACCGAAATTGAAGACCTATATGTAGAGTATCTGCAGCGTGACTATCCCCAGGATCAGGCGCGCCAGTATGCCACCTGCCTGATGATGCATGTGTTTGGCATTCGCGTGTACGGCTATCTGGAGCGCGACCGGGATAGGCTGCTGGCCGCGGTAAAGGCCGGGTTACCCTGGCTGCCCTGGGATACCTGTGAGCAGGCGGCTTCGCAGTAG
- the trxA gene encoding thioredoxin — translation MSEHVNSVGDADFAQQVLSSELPVVVDFWAPWCKPCQDVAPVVESLAKDYAGKVRFVKLNVDENPQITGDMGIRGLPTLMLLRGGEVLHTKVGALPAAQLTAWLESRLAG, via the coding sequence ATGAGTGAGCATGTAAACAGTGTGGGTGATGCGGATTTCGCGCAGCAGGTTCTGTCCAGCGAACTGCCGGTGGTTGTTGATTTTTGGGCACCCTGGTGCAAGCCCTGCCAGGACGTAGCGCCTGTGGTGGAAAGCCTGGCGAAGGACTATGCCGGCAAGGTGCGTTTTGTGAAGCTGAACGTCGATGAAAATCCGCAAATTACCGGTGATATGGGTATTCGCGGCCTGCCGACCCTGATGCTGCTGCGCGGTGGTGAAGTGCTGCATACCAAGGTTGGCGCACTGCCGGCAGCACAGCTGACCGCCTGGCTTGAAAGCCGTTTGGCGGGTTAA
- the gcl gene encoding glyoxylate carboligase, with product MAKMRAIEAAIEILKIEGVDTAFGVPGAAINPMYAAMKKLGGIDHVLARHVEGASHMAEGYTRSAPGNIGVCIGTSGPAGTDMITGLYSASADSIAMLCITGQAPRARLHKEDFQAVDIESIAKPVTKWATTVLEPGLVPQVFQKAFNLMRSGRPGPVLIDLPFDVQMAEIEFDPEMYESLGAYKPAASRKQIERALEMLNAAEQPLLVAGGGIINANASEKLVEFAEIIGVPVIPTLMAWGAISDDHPLMAGMVGLQTSHRYGNATMLESDFVLGIGNRWANRHTGSVDVYTRNRTFVHVDIEPTQIGRVFTPDLGIVSDAGSALDLFVEVAKEWKAANRLKDRSAWAADCLERKQTMLRRSDFDNIPVKPQRVYAEMNAVFGEDTCYVSTIGLSQIAAAQFLHVYKPRNWINAGQAGPLGWTAPAALGVVKANPDRDVVAISGDYDFQFMIEELAVGAQFKLPYIHVLVNNSYLGLIRQAQRNFDIDYCVQLAFDNINAPELDGYGVDHVAVVEGLGCKAIRVRDPNEIGAALEEAKRLKAQYQVPVVVEIILERVTNISMGTEIDNVNEFEPLPA from the coding sequence ATGGCGAAGATGAGAGCAATTGAAGCGGCAATAGAGATTCTGAAAATCGAAGGCGTTGATACCGCCTTTGGCGTTCCGGGTGCGGCGATCAACCCCATGTATGCCGCCATGAAGAAACTCGGCGGTATCGACCATGTACTGGCGCGCCATGTCGAAGGCGCCTCCCACATGGCCGAGGGCTATACCCGCAGTGCGCCGGGCAATATCGGTGTCTGCATCGGCACCTCCGGCCCCGCCGGTACCGACATGATCACCGGGCTTTATTCCGCCTCCGCCGACTCCATCGCCATGCTGTGCATCACCGGGCAGGCTCCGCGGGCGCGCCTGCACAAGGAAGATTTTCAGGCCGTGGATATCGAGTCCATCGCCAAGCCGGTGACCAAGTGGGCCACCACCGTGCTGGAGCCGGGCCTGGTGCCGCAGGTGTTCCAGAAGGCCTTCAACCTGATGCGCTCAGGCCGCCCGGGCCCGGTTCTGATCGACCTGCCATTTGATGTGCAGATGGCGGAAATTGAATTTGATCCCGAGATGTATGAGTCCCTGGGTGCTTACAAGCCTGCGGCCAGTCGCAAACAGATCGAACGCGCACTGGAAATGCTCAATGCAGCCGAACAGCCGTTGCTGGTGGCCGGCGGTGGCATTATCAATGCCAATGCCTCCGAAAAGCTGGTGGAATTCGCCGAAATCATCGGTGTACCTGTCATCCCGACCCTGATGGCATGGGGTGCGATCAGCGACGACCATCCACTGATGGCCGGCATGGTGGGTTTGCAGACCTCGCACCGCTACGGCAACGCCACTATGCTGGAGTCCGACTTTGTACTGGGTATCGGCAACCGCTGGGCCAACCGTCACACCGGCTCTGTTGATGTTTACACCAGGAACCGTACCTTCGTGCACGTAGATATAGAGCCCACCCAGATTGGCCGCGTTTTCACGCCGGATCTGGGCATAGTGTCCGACGCCGGCAGCGCCCTGGATCTGTTTGTTGAAGTGGCAAAAGAATGGAAGGCGGCCAACCGGTTGAAGGACCGTTCGGCCTGGGCGGCGGATTGCCTGGAGCGCAAGCAGACAATGCTGCGCCGCAGCGACTTTGACAATATCCCGGTCAAGCCGCAGCGCGTCTATGCCGAGATGAATGCCGTCTTTGGCGAAGACACCTGCTACGTATCCACCATCGGCCTGTCCCAGATCGCCGCCGCCCAGTTCCTGCACGTGTACAAGCCGCGCAACTGGATCAATGCGGGTCAGGCGGGCCCCCTGGGCTGGACAGCCCCTGCGGCACTGGGTGTGGTAAAAGCCAACCCGGACCGCGACGTTGTCGCCATATCCGGCGACTATGATTTCCAGTTCATGATCGAAGAACTGGCGGTGGGTGCCCAGTTCAAACTGCCCTACATCCATGTTCTGGTGAACAACTCCTACCTGGGGCTGATTCGCCAGGCACAGCGCAACTTCGACATTGATTACTGTGTGCAGCTGGCGTTCGATAATATCAACGCGCCTGAACTGGATGGCTACGGTGTGGATCACGTTGCTGTTGTCGAAGGCCTGGGCTGCAAGGCCATCCGGGTACGGGATCCAAACGAGATAGGCGCAGCCCTTGAAGAAGCCAAGCGACTCAAGGCACAGTACCAGGTACCGGTTGTCGTCGAGATCATTCTGGAGCGTGTTACCAACATCTCCATGGGCACCGAAATCGACAACGTCAATGAATTCGAGCCGCTGCCGGCCTGA
- a CDS encoding adenylate/guanylate cyclase domain-containing protein, protein MRCEGCGYANPADAKYCEQCGTRLQPACPRCGPGVGPAARFCRECGAALDGGRQVAVPSVGTDEMSAPLRYTPPHLAARLRAEQAALAARSGAEGERKTISVLFADMAGSTAMVHDRDPEDARRLIDPVLALMMEAVHHYQGYVAKSLGDGILALFGAPIGCEDHAQRALYAALRMQEAMRHYSDQARLEDGVSLQIRVGVHTGEVVVRAIHTEDLQIDYDPVGHTINIASRLEGIAAPGTVLVSDETCRLAEGYFRFKTLGATAFKGVPEPMVVHEVLGSGPLRTRLQVAMSRGLASFVGRQAELARMRSALQRACAGQGQVVGVVGEPGVGKSRLFYEFKHGLEPPCLVLETYSVSHGKAFPYLPLIELLKNYLQILPQDDERQRREKVTGKLLTLEPGLEDCLPYVLYLLGLAGATSPLLQMDLNIRRQRTFDAIKRILLCESLKQPLILIFEDLQWLDRETEAFIDCLTDGIAGARVLLLVNFRPEYPQGFDDRSYCTQLRLVPLGKDESGELLETLLGKDASLAPIKPLIMQQTEGNPFFLEEVVQTLLEEEVLSGAPGHCRLQRMPALLHIPTTVQGVLTTRIDRLARPEKELLQTLAVIGKAFAWRLIRRLSDRPEDELGRLLSRLQAGEFIYEVPAGPDEEYHFKHGLTQEVAYASLLKGRRRQLHERTGQAIETLHRHRLEDHLGELAHHYSRSDNSAKAVEFQHKAGRQAAQRSANHEAAAQLRGALATLERLPAGSERDHLELEIQLVLGAAQMSVRGIGSAEVEQAYTRALSLCRELHQTKQLFPVLVGLRRYYTMRANFQTAQDLAQQLLRLAEREQDEEYRLQAHFAMAAVLFFRGQLDESRRHFEQCTLIGDPEAHRAQAFRYSIEPGLLSRCFLGWVLWYTGNADRALTQCQAVVNQARESSPPFVLAEVIDGLAELHQLRGEASATQEWAEAAMALCREEGLPYWLARATVLYGWALAMQGQHRYGIARIREGLKHYESSGGLMMYPRYLALLSQALGGAGRTRAALRTLAAAKAQAKTSGERLYLAEILRQEAELLLAQGAATESEREAECCLLQAIDTAREQGARALQLRAATSLARLWWRQGKAAQGLEVLQESYRPVTEGFATADLREAKALLEQLAQA, encoded by the coding sequence ATGCGATGTGAAGGGTGCGGGTACGCGAATCCGGCTGATGCCAAGTACTGCGAGCAGTGTGGCACCCGGCTGCAACCGGCCTGTCCGCGCTGTGGACCTGGGGTCGGCCCGGCAGCCCGCTTCTGCCGGGAATGCGGTGCCGCCCTGGATGGGGGCAGGCAGGTAGCCGTGCCGTCCGTCGGCACGGACGAAATGTCCGCGCCGCTGCGCTATACGCCGCCCCACCTGGCCGCCCGGCTGCGGGCTGAACAGGCGGCCCTGGCCGCACGCAGCGGTGCCGAGGGCGAGCGCAAAACCATCAGCGTGCTCTTTGCCGACATGGCCGGCTCCACCGCGATGGTGCATGACCGTGACCCGGAAGACGCCCGTCGGCTGATCGACCCGGTGCTCGCGCTGATGATGGAGGCCGTCCACCATTACCAGGGCTATGTCGCCAAATCGCTGGGGGATGGGATATTGGCCCTGTTCGGTGCCCCGATCGGCTGCGAAGACCACGCCCAGCGGGCACTCTATGCGGCACTGCGCATGCAGGAGGCGATGCGTCACTACAGCGACCAGGCACGGCTGGAAGACGGGGTTTCGCTGCAGATCAGGGTCGGAGTCCATACCGGTGAAGTTGTCGTCCGGGCGATCCACACCGAGGACCTTCAGATCGATTACGATCCGGTCGGACATACCATCAATATCGCGTCACGGCTCGAGGGTATCGCCGCCCCCGGCACGGTGCTGGTAAGCGACGAGACCTGCCGGCTGGCCGAAGGCTACTTTCGCTTCAAGACCCTGGGTGCCACCGCGTTCAAGGGTGTACCCGAACCCATGGTGGTGCACGAAGTCCTGGGTAGCGGCCCGCTGCGAACCCGGCTGCAGGTTGCGATGAGCCGTGGTCTGGCGAGCTTCGTCGGGCGCCAGGCGGAGCTGGCCCGAATGCGCTCAGCGTTGCAGCGTGCCTGCGCCGGCCAGGGTCAGGTTGTCGGCGTGGTGGGCGAACCCGGTGTCGGCAAGTCGCGGCTGTTCTATGAATTCAAGCACGGACTGGAGCCGCCCTGCCTGGTACTGGAGACCTATTCGGTATCCCATGGCAAGGCATTCCCTTATCTGCCGTTGATCGAGCTGCTGAAAAACTACTTGCAGATCCTGCCGCAGGATGACGAGCGGCAGCGCCGGGAGAAGGTAACCGGCAAGCTGCTGACGCTGGAGCCCGGGCTCGAAGACTGCCTGCCCTATGTGCTCTATCTGCTGGGGTTGGCCGGTGCGACCTCGCCGCTGTTGCAGATGGATCTGAACATCAGGCGCCAGCGTACCTTCGATGCGATCAAGCGTATCCTGCTGTGCGAGAGCCTCAAGCAGCCGCTGATCCTGATCTTCGAGGACCTGCAGTGGCTGGATCGCGAAACCGAGGCCTTCATCGACTGTTTGACTGACGGCATTGCCGGTGCCCGGGTGCTGCTGCTGGTCAATTTTAGGCCCGAATACCCCCAGGGTTTTGATGACCGCAGCTACTGTACGCAGCTGCGGCTGGTACCCCTGGGCAAGGATGAATCCGGGGAATTGCTCGAAACCCTGTTGGGTAAGGACGCTTCGCTGGCGCCGATCAAGCCGCTGATCATGCAACAGACTGAAGGCAATCCGTTTTTTCTCGAGGAGGTGGTCCAGACGCTGCTCGAAGAAGAGGTACTCAGTGGGGCACCGGGCCACTGCCGTCTACAGCGGATGCCGGCACTACTGCATATCCCAACGACGGTTCAGGGCGTGCTGACGACCCGCATCGACCGGCTCGCCAGGCCGGAAAAGGAACTGCTGCAGACGCTGGCGGTGATCGGCAAGGCCTTTGCCTGGCGTCTCATCAGGCGACTGTCGGACCGACCGGAGGATGAACTGGGCCGTCTGCTGTCGCGTCTGCAGGCCGGCGAGTTCATCTATGAAGTGCCGGCGGGCCCGGACGAGGAATACCACTTCAAGCATGGCCTGACCCAGGAGGTCGCCTATGCTTCCCTGCTCAAGGGGCGTCGCAGACAGCTGCACGAACGCACCGGTCAGGCGATCGAGACGCTGCATCGCCACCGCCTCGAAGACCACCTCGGGGAGCTGGCGCATCACTACAGCCGCAGCGACAATTCTGCCAAGGCGGTCGAGTTCCAGCACAAGGCCGGGAGACAGGCGGCGCAGCGCTCGGCCAACCACGAAGCCGCGGCCCAGCTGCGCGGTGCCCTGGCAACCCTGGAGCGGCTGCCGGCCGGCAGCGAGCGCGACCACCTCGAACTCGAAATACAGCTCGTACTCGGGGCGGCGCAGATGTCGGTCCGGGGTATCGGCTCGGCGGAGGTCGAACAGGCCTATACCCGTGCGTTGTCGCTGTGTCGTGAGCTTCACCAAACGAAACAGCTGTTCCCCGTGCTGGTGGGGTTGCGCAGGTACTACACCATGCGGGCGAACTTCCAGACCGCGCAGGACCTGGCGCAGCAGTTGCTCAGGCTGGCCGAGCGCGAGCAGGACGAGGAGTACCGCCTGCAGGCCCATTTTGCCATGGCGGCGGTGCTGTTTTTTCGCGGGCAGCTGGACGAATCGCGGCGGCACTTTGAGCAGTGCACCCTGATCGGTGATCCCGAGGCCCACCGGGCGCAGGCATTCCGCTACAGCATTGAACCGGGGCTGCTGTCGCGGTGCTTCCTGGGCTGGGTCCTCTGGTACACCGGCAATGCGGACAGGGCGTTGACGCAGTGCCAGGCCGTCGTCAACCAGGCACGGGAGTCATCTCCGCCCTTCGTGCTGGCCGAAGTCATCGACGGCCTTGCCGAACTGCACCAGCTGCGAGGTGAAGCCTCTGCCACGCAGGAGTGGGCCGAAGCCGCGATGGCGCTGTGCCGCGAGGAGGGGCTGCCGTACTGGCTGGCGCGCGCCACCGTTCTGTACGGCTGGGCGCTGGCGATGCAGGGGCAGCACCGGTATGGGATCGCGCGTATCCGCGAAGGCCTGAAACATTATGAGTCGAGTGGCGGCCTGATGATGTATCCACGCTATCTGGCGCTGTTATCGCAGGCGCTGGGCGGAGCGGGCAGGACCCGGGCGGCGTTAAGGACCCTGGCCGCAGCGAAGGCACAGGCCAAAACCAGCGGCGAGCGCCTTTACCTGGCCGAGATATTACGCCAGGAGGCCGAACTCCTACTGGCACAGGGCGCGGCAACGGAGTCGGAGCGGGAGGCCGAGTGTTGTCTGCTACAGGCCATCGACACAGCACGGGAGCAGGGGGCCAGGGCGCTGCAGCTTCGGGCCGCAACGAGCCTCGCACGGCTGTGGTGGCGCCAGGGCAAGGCAGCGCAGGGGCTCGAGGTGCTGCAGGAGAGTTACCGCCCGGTCACCGAAGGTTTCGCCACGGCGGACCTGCGGGAAGCCAAAGCGCTGCTGGAACAACTGGCGCAGGCTTGA